The proteins below come from a single Xiphophorus couchianus chromosome 20, X_couchianus-1.0, whole genome shotgun sequence genomic window:
- the ppm1j gene encoding protein phosphatase 1H, translating into MISKVKNAMSNLVGGMMPHGHHHHNHHSGGGQNSGQEGLPHRFPYGRPDFLDLTPELLQYSTEHASRPVVTLKRGTRLPWGAGYAEAINAGKSMLNEDQASCEKLFVRKPSSKHRNSTLVDDNGDNTGIPLHFWGVFDGHAGSGAAIMASKLLHRIIRDGLGEICHLLENPNSAPPICLAKNGSPFQTEAKKGGTQDSAEDADAVCDASVRFHMEKVVSLESLVMGVIETAFKQMDDLIEKEKSSYAISGGCCALAVVYLMGKLYVANAGDSRAIIIRNNEVIPMTNEFTPESERQRLQYLGFLRPELLGNEFTHIEFPRRIQHSELGKKMLYRDHTMTGWAYKTIVEDDLKFPLIYGEGKKARVMATIGVTRGLGDHDLKVYNSNIYIKPFLSCVPEVKVYNLDENKHGPDDILVMGTDGLWDVTTDKEVAEAVSTYLSRCDPSDPMRYTLAAQELLMRSRGVLKERGWRLPNEKLGSGDDITVFIIPLAGHESET; encoded by the exons ATGATCAGCAAAGTTAAAAACGCGATGTCCAACTTGGTCGGAGGGATGATGCCTCACGGACACCACCACCACAACCATCACTCAGGTGGAGGCCAGAACAGCGGACAGGAGGGCTTGCCGCATCGCTTCCCTTACGGCCGGCCGGATTTCTTGGACCTCACCCCGGAGCTCCTGCAGTACTCCACCGAACACGCCTCACGGCCGGTGGTCACGCTAAAGAGAGGCACCAGGCTTCCCTGGGGGGCGGGATACGCAGA GGCGATCAATGCGGGGAAGAGCATGCTGAATGAAGACCAGGCATCTTGTGAGAAGCTGTTTGTGAGGAAACCAAGCAGCAAACACCGAAACTCCACTCTCGTAGACGACAACGGG GACAACACAGGAATCCCTCTCCACTTCTGGGGGGTATTCGATGGCCACGCGGGATCTGGCGCTGCCATCATGGCGTCCAAGCTTCTCCACCGCATCATCAGAGACGGCCTCGGGGAGATCTGCCACTTACTGGAGAATCCCAACAGCGCACCTCCCATCTGCCTGGCAAAGAACGGGAGCCCCTTCCAGACAGAGGCGAAAAAAGGAGGAACGCAGGACTCGGCAGAAGACGCCGACGCTGTCTGCGACGCCTCCGTGCGCTTTCACATGGAGAAGGTCGTCAGCCTGGAGAGCCTGGTGATGGGAGTCATAGAGACCGCCTTCAAACAGATG GATGACCTcattgaaaaggaaaaatcttCCTATGCCATTTCTGGTGGCTGTTGTGCCTTAGCTGTCGTTTATTTAATGGGAAAACTCTATGTAGCCAATGCTGGAGACAGCAG GGCCATAATTATACGAAACAATGAAGTCATTCCAATGACTAATGAATTCACTCCTGAATCAGAGAGGCAGCGGTTACAGTATCTG GGCTTCCTGAGGCCCGAACTCCTGGGAAATGAGTTCACTCACATCGAGTTCCCTCGGAGGATCCAGCACAGTGAGCTGGGCAAGAAGATGCTCTACAGAGACCACACCATGACTGGCTG GGCTTATAAGACAATTGTAGAAGATGACCTGAAGTTCCCGCTGATATATGGAGAAGGGAAAAAG GCTCGTGTAATGGCAACAATCGGGGTGACCCGTGGGCTGGGAGATCATGACCTGAAGGTGTACAACTCCAACATCTACATCAAGCCCTTCCTGTCGTGCGTCCCTGAG GTGAAAGTTTACAACctggatgaaaacaaacacgGACCAGATGACATCTTGGTTATGGGCACAGATGGACTGTGGGATGTAACGACGGACAAGGAAGTGGCAGAAGCTGTTTCCACCTATTTATCACGCTGTGACCCATCTGATCCAATGAG ATACACACTGGCAGCTCAGGAACTGCTGATGAGGTCCAGAGGTGTACTAAAAGAGCGCGGCTGGCGGCTACCCAACGAGAAACTGGGTTCAGGCGACGACATCACTGTGTTCATCATCCCGCTCGCAGGACACGAATCAGAGACTTGA